Proteins encoded together in one Sinorhizobium sp. B11 window:
- a CDS encoding diguanylate cyclase, giving the protein MRISTITNWAYGITVILTALSAAAFIMSSRSAEDERRAVEEHLVLDTLTEQLEMGAELSSDEARLYVMRGEQRHLDAFKADAETERRRETAAEQIAARDISAVERNIIEGMNKQAEALDAVEAAAIDSFQKGDRQAAQQTLFGSEHERLQTALMESAGHLRDVTATRTGAALDDARRRSDQWNLVAKIMLAMTGLLFLAVLYFILRRRVAMPLVRMTGIVSRLAKQDYAVEVPDDHRRDEIGEMNEAIQIFRENGLERERLDAERRADQHTKDLILQMMHRLQACENQYELADVVARFAPQIFPGIAGSLYILDEDKSVLAQTGTWLEPVNAQAAFPASACWGLRRGRPHMSGTGDGDVPCQHVEGSGVASSCFPLTAQGDMIGLLYLEERHGQIPALDSVRLYLELIAENVGLAVANLQFREKLTDLAIRDPLTALFNRRFLDETLHRHGRDKGQEPLACLMIDIDHFKRFNDQFGHDAGDMVMQYVGQVLRSAVADIGNAFRFGGEEFTILLPDCSEEDGFELAEKLRAQIGGAALSHSGQIIGAVSVSIGVAASPAEGVVDTLVSRADAALLDAKAKGRNKTVLASSLRRPTQETLRA; this is encoded by the coding sequence ATGCGCATCAGCACCATCACCAACTGGGCCTATGGCATTACCGTGATCCTCACGGCGCTTTCGGCTGCCGCCTTTATCATGTCGTCGCGTAGTGCAGAGGATGAGCGGCGTGCGGTTGAGGAGCATCTTGTTCTCGATACGCTGACCGAACAGCTCGAGATGGGTGCCGAACTCTCCAGTGATGAGGCAAGGCTCTATGTCATGCGCGGTGAACAGCGCCACCTCGATGCCTTCAAGGCGGACGCGGAAACCGAACGGCGGCGCGAGACGGCGGCCGAGCAGATCGCGGCGAGAGACATATCCGCCGTGGAGCGGAATATTATCGAGGGCATGAACAAGCAGGCTGAGGCGCTTGACGCCGTGGAAGCCGCCGCGATCGATTCTTTCCAGAAGGGCGACAGACAGGCAGCGCAGCAAACGCTTTTCGGTTCCGAGCATGAGCGGTTGCAAACGGCTCTCATGGAGTCGGCCGGGCATCTGCGCGACGTCACGGCGACACGCACGGGAGCGGCGCTCGATGACGCGCGCCGGCGCAGCGACCAATGGAACCTTGTCGCCAAGATCATGCTGGCGATGACCGGCCTGCTTTTCCTTGCCGTGCTCTACTTTATCCTTCGCCGTCGCGTGGCTATGCCTCTGGTGCGTATGACCGGCATCGTCAGCCGACTTGCCAAGCAGGATTATGCGGTCGAGGTCCCTGACGATCATCGCCGCGATGAGATCGGCGAAATGAACGAGGCGATCCAGATCTTTCGTGAAAACGGACTTGAGCGTGAGCGCCTGGACGCGGAGCGACGCGCTGACCAGCATACCAAGGATCTCATCCTGCAGATGATGCACCGCCTTCAGGCCTGTGAAAATCAATATGAACTGGCCGATGTCGTCGCGCGCTTCGCGCCGCAAATCTTTCCGGGTATTGCCGGAAGTCTTTATATCCTCGACGAGGACAAATCCGTTCTTGCGCAAACCGGCACATGGCTGGAGCCTGTGAATGCGCAGGCGGCTTTTCCCGCCAGTGCGTGCTGGGGCCTGCGGCGCGGCCGCCCGCACATGAGCGGCACCGGCGATGGAGATGTGCCCTGCCAGCATGTGGAAGGAAGCGGTGTTGCCTCCTCCTGTTTCCCGTTGACGGCGCAGGGTGACATGATTGGTCTTCTCTATCTGGAGGAGCGCCACGGGCAAATACCGGCGCTGGACAGTGTTCGCCTCTATCTGGAACTGATCGCCGAAAATGTGGGCTTGGCGGTCGCCAACCTGCAGTTTCGTGAAAAGCTGACCGATCTCGCCATCCGCGACCCGCTAACGGCGCTTTTCAACCGCCGTTTCCTGGACGAAACGTTGCACCGACATGGGCGCGACAAGGGCCAGGAGCCGCTCGCATGCCTGATGATCGACATCGATCACTTCAAGCGTTTCAACGACCAGTTCGGCCACGATGCGGGCGACATGGTCATGCAGTATGTCGGGCAGGTTCTGCGCAGCGCTGTGGCCGATATCGGCAACGCATTCCGCTTCGGTGGCGAAGAATTCACAATTCTGCTGCCGGACTGTAGCGAGGAGGATGGTTTCGAATTAGCTGAAAAGCTGCGCGCGCAGATCGGTGGAGCGGCACTTTCACATTCAGGTCAGATCATCGGTGCGGTGTCGGTATCCATCGGAGTGGCGGCATCACCTGCAGAAGGCGTGGTCGATACGCTGGTCAGCCGCGCCGACGCGGCCCTTCTCGACGCCAAGGCCAAGGGCCGCAACAAAACTGTTCTTGCAAGCAGTTTGCGCAGGCCAACGCAGGAAACGTTGCGCGCCTGA
- a CDS encoding glycine betaine/L-proline ABC transporter ATP-binding protein produces MGSNSIEIRSLFKIFGPRGRDYVDAVSKGMSKTELNREHGHVLGLKDINITIPGGKITVIMGLSGSGKSTLIRHINRLIDPTSGEVLYGGEDVCRMDALQLREFRRRRTAMVFQRFGLLPHRNVLQNTVYGLEIQGVAKAEREERANAWIKRVGLEGFGGHYPNQLSGGMQQRVGLARALTNDAEILLMDEAYSALDPLIRVDMQTVLLDLQKDLKKTVVFITHDLDEALRLGEKIAILRDGEVIQQGSAAEIVLNPANDYIAAFVKEVNRGRVIKIGAVAKQIPVESQLQLCEDMDIEGALREMSRAGVSSATVISQEGQLLGGVSLQELLALLLHQA; encoded by the coding sequence ATGGGTAGTAATTCGATCGAGATCCGAAGCCTCTTCAAGATCTTCGGTCCGCGCGGCCGTGATTATGTGGATGCCGTCAGCAAGGGCATGTCGAAGACCGAGCTCAACAGGGAGCACGGTCATGTGCTCGGGCTGAAAGACATCAACATCACCATTCCCGGCGGCAAGATCACCGTGATCATGGGCCTTTCCGGCTCCGGCAAATCGACGCTGATCCGTCACATCAACCGACTGATCGACCCGACTTCGGGCGAAGTCCTCTATGGCGGCGAGGACGTCTGCCGTATGGACGCCTTGCAGCTTCGCGAATTCCGCCGCCGTAGGACGGCCATGGTCTTCCAGCGTTTCGGTCTGCTACCGCATCGCAACGTGCTGCAGAACACTGTCTACGGCCTGGAGATCCAGGGCGTCGCCAAGGCGGAACGCGAGGAGCGGGCCAATGCCTGGATCAAGCGCGTCGGCCTGGAGGGCTTCGGCGGCCACTATCCGAACCAGCTCTCCGGCGGCATGCAGCAGCGCGTCGGCCTGGCGCGAGCCCTAACCAACGATGCCGAAATTCTCCTGATGGACGAGGCCTATTCGGCGCTCGACCCGCTGATCCGCGTCGATATGCAGACCGTCCTTCTCGATCTGCAGAAGGACCTGAAGAAAACGGTCGTCTTCATCACCCACGATCTCGATGAGGCGCTCCGGCTCGGGGAGAAAATCGCCATCCTGCGTGACGGCGAGGTGATCCAGCAGGGTTCGGCGGCCGAAATCGTCCTCAATCCCGCCAACGACTACATCGCCGCCTTCGTAAAGGAGGTCAATCGGGGCCGGGTCATCAAGATCGGTGCCGTCGCGAAGCAAATTCCGGTCGAAAGCCAGCTGCAGCTTTGCGAAGACATGGATATCGAAGGGGCATTGCGCGAAATGTCCCGCGCCGGCGTCTCGTCCGCCACAGTCATATCACAGGAAGGTCAATTGCTCGGCGGCGTTTCATTGCAGGAACTGCTGGCGCTGCTCCTTCACCAGGCATGA
- a CDS encoding proline/glycine betaine ABC transporter permease, with protein MDWLWKFPTMNDDMLRELKKSVDEGFRAFTRAYGDSIEAAFSPLQSFLIWAERLLTGTPWPIILIAFAAIAWFASRSWKVVIGCVLTLLVIGYFDMWQDTMKTVSMIFVCTVLSIVIGLPLGIMMARSNAMQKIVNPILDVMQTMPSFVYLIPVVMLLGIGRVPGVIAVVIYALPPMIRLTNLGIRMVDENVLEAADAFGSSSWQKLRNVQLPLALPTIMAGINQTIMMALAMVVIASMIGVQGLGQPVLKAISNQYFTLGVFNGLAIVGIAIIFDRISQAYGLRLQKHREIVHG; from the coding sequence ATGGATTGGCTCTGGAAATTTCCGACAATGAATGACGACATGCTGCGCGAGCTGAAGAAGAGCGTCGACGAAGGATTTCGTGCCTTCACCCGCGCCTATGGCGACAGCATCGAGGCTGCGTTCAGCCCTCTGCAAAGCTTTCTCATCTGGGCAGAACGGCTGCTGACCGGCACACCCTGGCCAATCATTCTCATCGCTTTTGCCGCCATTGCCTGGTTTGCCAGCCGCAGCTGGAAGGTCGTCATTGGCTGTGTTCTGACGCTTCTTGTCATCGGTTATTTCGACATGTGGCAGGATACGATGAAGACCGTGTCGATGATCTTCGTCTGTACCGTGCTTTCGATCGTCATCGGCCTGCCGCTTGGCATCATGATGGCGCGCTCGAATGCGATGCAGAAAATCGTCAATCCGATCCTCGACGTCATGCAGACCATGCCGAGCTTCGTCTACCTGATTCCCGTCGTCATGCTTCTCGGCATCGGTCGCGTACCTGGCGTCATCGCCGTTGTCATCTACGCGCTGCCGCCGATGATCCGCCTCACCAATCTCGGCATCCGAATGGTGGACGAGAATGTGCTGGAGGCAGCTGACGCCTTCGGTTCGTCGAGCTGGCAGAAACTTCGCAACGTCCAGCTGCCGCTGGCGCTGCCAACCATCATGGCCGGCATCAACCAGACGATCATGATGGCGCTTGCCATGGTGGTCATTGCTTCCATGATCGGTGTTCAAGGGCTTGGCCAGCCGGTTCTCAAAGCCATCTCCAACCAGTACTTCACCCTCGGCGTCTTCAACGGTCTCGCAATCGTCGGCATTGCCATCATTTTCGACCGGATCAGCCAGGCCTATGGCCTGCGGCTCCAGAAGCACCGGGAGATCGTGCATGGGTAG
- a CDS encoding ABC transporter substrate-binding protein has product MKVLLASTILAAGAMLTGGSAFAADCGNITIASMNWQSAEVAASLDKLILEEGYGCSAEIVSGDTVPTLTSMAEKGEPDVAPEAWVSLQPELVKRGLEGGKVVQGAKILSDGAIQGWWIPKYIADAHPDIKTIPDLLKHPELFPAPEDKSKGAVFNGPQGWGGTVVTAQLFKAYDAEKAGFTLVDTGSAAGLDGSIAKAYEGKQAWVGYYWAPTSLLGKYEMVKLGYGTEYDAAEWKRCTSIADCADPKPNAWPSDDVQTLISKSFADRGGPAIDYLKKRAWTNDTVNKLIAWMTDNQATGEDGAKYFLKNNEPLWKDWVSPEAAEKIKASL; this is encoded by the coding sequence ATGAAAGTACTTTTGGCATCCACCATCCTCGCAGCTGGCGCCATGCTCACGGGCGGCAGCGCTTTTGCCGCCGATTGCGGCAATATCACAATCGCAAGCATGAATTGGCAGTCGGCAGAAGTGGCTGCAAGCCTCGATAAGTTGATCCTCGAGGAAGGTTATGGCTGTTCGGCAGAAATCGTCAGCGGCGACACCGTCCCGACGCTCACCTCCATGGCGGAAAAGGGAGAGCCGGACGTTGCGCCGGAAGCCTGGGTCAGCCTGCAGCCGGAGCTGGTCAAGCGTGGCCTCGAAGGCGGCAAGGTCGTCCAGGGCGCCAAGATCCTCTCTGACGGCGCGATACAGGGTTGGTGGATTCCCAAATACATCGCCGACGCCCATCCGGACATCAAGACCATTCCTGATCTCCTGAAACATCCCGAACTCTTCCCGGCGCCGGAAGACAAGAGCAAGGGCGCCGTCTTCAACGGCCCGCAGGGCTGGGGCGGCACTGTCGTTACCGCGCAGCTCTTCAAGGCCTATGATGCGGAGAAGGCAGGCTTTACGCTCGTTGACACCGGTTCTGCCGCAGGTCTCGATGGCTCTATCGCCAAGGCCTACGAAGGCAAGCAGGCCTGGGTCGGCTATTACTGGGCACCGACCTCGCTGCTCGGCAAATACGAGATGGTCAAGCTCGGATACGGAACGGAATATGATGCGGCCGAATGGAAGCGTTGCACTTCTATTGCCGATTGCGCCGATCCCAAGCCGAATGCCTGGCCGTCCGATGATGTGCAGACGCTGATCAGCAAGAGTTTTGCCGATCGCGGCGGCCCTGCCATCGATTACCTGAAGAAGCGCGCCTGGACCAATGATACTGTCAACAAGCTGATCGCCTGGATGACCGATAACCAGGCGACAGGTGAAGACGGCGCCAAATACTTCCTGAAGAACAACGAGCCCCTCTGGAAAGACTGGGTCTCGCCGGAAGCCGCCGAAAAGATCAAGGCTTCGCTCTAA
- a CDS encoding GntR family transcriptional regulator: MNSPTGITRKKRSLQGVTVLSHQRAAAPRAATLVYNALLDDIVSLRRKPMELLNEKELEAQFGVSRTPIREAIIRLADDGLVDVFPQSGTFVSRIPRRALYEAMLVRKALEDTTVSIAVEKMTPAGLRALERNLADLDACHREGDVAGFHIIDNDFHQLISTIAGFPGIWAIIQQVKVHSDRYRLLTLPQQGRLTRVIDEHAAVIDCMRTGDKDGAKAAMEFHLGKLLHEVEQAEMLDPAYFIEDAPQMAASGGEKDNSNAD; this comes from the coding sequence ATGAATTCGCCCACCGGAATCACGCGCAAGAAACGCTCCCTTCAAGGAGTGACGGTGCTTTCGCATCAGCGCGCAGCCGCACCGCGAGCGGCAACGCTGGTCTACAATGCGCTTCTCGATGACATCGTGTCGTTGCGCCGCAAGCCCATGGAACTGTTGAACGAGAAGGAGCTCGAGGCGCAGTTCGGCGTCAGCCGCACGCCGATCCGCGAGGCGATCATCCGTCTTGCCGATGACGGTCTGGTGGACGTCTTCCCGCAGTCGGGCACGTTCGTTTCCCGTATTCCGCGGCGGGCGCTTTACGAGGCGATGCTCGTGCGCAAGGCGCTGGAGGATACAACGGTTTCGATCGCGGTCGAAAAGATGACGCCGGCGGGTCTAAGGGCGCTGGAACGCAATCTTGCTGATCTCGATGCCTGTCACCGTGAAGGTGATGTCGCAGGCTTCCATATCATCGACAATGATTTCCACCAGCTCATCAGCACTATCGCCGGCTTCCCCGGCATCTGGGCAATCATCCAGCAGGTCAAGGTTCACAGCGATCGTTACCGCCTGCTGACGCTGCCGCAGCAAGGCCGCCTGACGCGCGTCATCGACGAACATGCAGCCGTCATCGATTGCATGCGTACGGGTGACAAGGATGGCGCAAAGGCCGCCATGGAGTTCCATCTAGGCAAGCTGCTGCACGAGGTCGAACAGGCCGAGATGCTCGACCCAGCCTATTTCATTGAGGATGCCCCGCAGATGGCGGCCTCCGGAGGAGAGAAGGATAATTCCAATGCAGATTGA
- the kduI gene encoding 5-dehydro-4-deoxy-D-glucuronate isomerase — translation MQIDVRHASHPEAVKGFDTETLRHHFLVETVFVPGDIRLTYSHYDRMVIGGAAPLGAALALTAPKAIGQETFLAERELGVLNVGGAGRVIVDGTSYALAKYDCLYVGRGAVDVSFESADAGNPAKFYLVSTPAHAGHPTVLLTRDKARHLTPGEAATANKRSIYQYIHPEVCQSCQLTMGFTSLDTGSIWNTMPSHTHDRRMEAYLYFDLDADQRVFHFMGEPQQTRHMLVANEQAIISPPWSIHSGAGTKNYSFIWAMAGDNKSFTDMDHIAIGDLR, via the coding sequence ATGCAGATTGACGTGCGACACGCCTCCCATCCCGAAGCTGTCAAGGGTTTCGATACGGAAACCCTGCGGCATCACTTCCTGGTCGAGACGGTGTTTGTGCCTGGCGACATCCGGCTCACCTATTCCCACTATGATCGCATGGTGATCGGCGGTGCTGCGCCGCTCGGGGCGGCTCTCGCGCTGACCGCGCCGAAGGCGATTGGCCAGGAAACGTTTCTGGCCGAGCGCGAGCTCGGTGTGTTGAATGTCGGCGGCGCCGGTCGCGTGATCGTCGATGGCACCAGCTACGCTCTGGCGAAGTACGATTGCCTCTATGTTGGCAGGGGTGCGGTCGATGTCAGCTTCGAAAGCGCCGATGCCGGCAATCCGGCGAAATTCTACCTCGTTTCGACGCCTGCTCATGCCGGCCATCCGACGGTGCTTTTGACGCGTGACAAGGCGCGGCACCTTACGCCGGGCGAGGCGGCAACCGCCAACAAGCGTTCGATCTATCAATATATCCACCCGGAGGTCTGCCAGTCCTGCCAACTGACCATGGGCTTCACCAGCCTCGATACCGGTAGCATCTGGAATACCATGCCGAGCCACACGCATGACCGGCGCATGGAAGCCTATCTCTATTTCGATCTCGATGCCGACCAGCGCGTCTTCCACTTCATGGGCGAGCCGCAGCAGACGCGTCACATGCTCGTCGCCAACGAGCAGGCGATCATCTCACCGCCCTGGTCGATCCATTCCGGTGCCGGAACGAAGAACTACAGCTTCATCTGGGCAATGGCCGGCGACAACAAGAGCTTTACCGATATGGACCATATCGCAATCGGCGATCTGAGGTGA